A part of Thermococcus sp. SY098 genomic DNA contains:
- a CDS encoding DUF257 family protein, with protein sequence MKKDLEGIWDSIKFGETVLVEHSSLASPVKGLYHLIEWAKRKGYGVIVDDILDTLYLYKIHMKLAGYDESILDSITVIKEGGKINIGSVVKRFPIEEPSVYEQEYGKIFSSVVKGKVINPVVGFEKLLFLANSKQDLLSMINITLSFCGNDKRIAFYFVNADMAERINPEVMPLLEEVATTVIRIIKEGTSHMFMVLKSVDENLEGMKVRV encoded by the coding sequence ATGAAGAAGGATCTTGAGGGAATATGGGACAGCATCAAGTTTGGAGAGACCGTTCTTGTGGAGCACTCATCACTTGCATCCCCTGTCAAAGGATTGTATCACCTGATAGAATGGGCAAAAAGAAAAGGATACGGAGTTATTGTTGACGATATTCTGGACACATTGTATCTCTACAAGATCCATATGAAGCTTGCTGGATATGATGAGAGCATTCTGGATAGCATCACAGTTATCAAAGAGGGAGGAAAGATAAACATCGGCAGTGTTGTAAAGAGGTTTCCAATAGAAGAGCCTTCAGTTTATGAACAGGAGTACGGAAAGATCTTCAGCTCCGTGGTCAAGGGAAAAGTCATCAACCCCGTTGTTGGATTTGAAAAGCTTCTCTTCTTGGCCAATTCAAAGCAGGATCTTCTTTCCATGATAAATATAACCCTCTCTTTTTGCGGAAATGATAAGAGAATAGCATTTTACTTTGTAAACGCGGATATGGCAGAACGCATAAATCCTGAAGTCATGCCCCTGCTGGAGGAAGTTGCAACAACAGTTATCAGGATAATAAAAGAAGGAACAAGCCATATGTTCATGGTTCTTAAATCAGTGGATGAGAACCTGGAAGGAATGAAAGTCCGGGTGTAG
- a CDS encoding mechanosensitive ion channel family protein produces MFNMTELFSSSPLSEVTPIMLIKAAAVLLSGIIIANLIKRWIVGISRTTKYVWIINEDTGEAIRRLVIIIALIYSLDTIGVLSISMAGTTLSNLISAFLVFYFSYLIAKKSKDYLLIGGAKRGNLPEVQLKAKLFYYSLLTVAFLIALNIAGFTGKLTTIIAAAGITGIILGFSAQTVIANFISGIFMYFDKPLKIGDPVEVAGYSGVVNDIRILSTRIRTWDGVLVRIPNEKVFNSEIKNLQKFPARRVDVIISIAYKEDISRAIEVIKKTLKEMPLVLAEPEPAVYVDELADSGVNIYVKAWAPSEKWFDVRSTILEKLKKALEREGIEIPFPQRVNWFAEELRVKVEKE; encoded by the coding sequence ATGTTCAACATGACAGAACTTTTTTCGTCAAGTCCACTATCTGAAGTAACTCCAATCATGCTGATAAAGGCTGCAGCAGTTCTACTATCTGGAATAATCATAGCAAACCTCATCAAAAGATGGATCGTAGGGATCTCGAGAACTACAAAATATGTGTGGATAATAAACGAAGACACAGGAGAAGCAATAAGAAGGCTGGTCATAATAATTGCACTCATCTATTCTCTCGATACGATTGGAGTCCTCTCAATCAGCATGGCCGGGACTACATTGAGCAACTTAATAAGCGCATTCCTTGTGTTCTACTTCTCATACCTTATCGCAAAGAAGTCCAAAGATTACCTTCTGATCGGAGGGGCAAAAAGAGGAAACCTCCCTGAGGTTCAGCTCAAAGCTAAGCTCTTCTACTACTCCCTGTTGACAGTGGCTTTTTTAATAGCACTGAACATAGCCGGCTTTACAGGAAAGCTGACAACAATCATTGCAGCAGCCGGAATCACGGGAATCATTTTAGGTTTTTCAGCACAAACAGTGATAGCGAACTTCATCTCAGGAATATTCATGTATTTTGACAAGCCGTTAAAAATCGGTGACCCCGTTGAAGTCGCCGGCTATTCTGGAGTAGTCAACGATATAAGGATACTCTCAACGAGGATAAGAACATGGGATGGTGTCCTGGTAAGAATCCCAAATGAAAAAGTGTTCAACAGCGAAATAAAGAACCTCCAGAAGTTTCCGGCAAGGAGGGTTGATGTGATTATCAGCATAGCGTATAAGGAAGATATAAGCAGGGCCATTGAGGTTATAAAGAAAACCCTTAAAGAAATGCCTCTTGTACTGGCAGAGCCTGAGCCTGCGGTATATGTTGATGAACTTGCAGACAGCGGTGTAAACATTTACGTCAAAGCATGGGCTCCCAGTGAAAAGTGGTTTGATGTAAGGAGCACGATTCTTGAAAAACTCAAGAAAGCCCTTGAAAGAGAGGGTATAGAGATTCCGTTCCCGCAACGTGTCAACTGGTTCGCTGAAGAGCTCAGAGTGAAGGTTGAAAAAGAATAA
- a CDS encoding DUF432 domain-containing protein, with product MFGEYELKTRFIRVFDKKIHLTEETEEIVVYRRDEVKRIIKKSGKLKILPSPAIGYGVKLLMIRFDEPIAIPPKDMISGYAEAPVEVDVKLGKLTIDHFVLGKEKYALYGTVDVGVITRYHKSSFYLKEPESVGIAKIIISNPSKEWKIVDRVVFPIKDSVMFYNAEKAYYPLLIVTLKTDTPEVNNTGKPPEENLTPTKEALSLPNFLMRW from the coding sequence ATGTTTGGAGAATACGAACTGAAGACAAGATTCATCAGAGTTTTCGATAAGAAGATTCACCTCACCGAGGAAACCGAAGAAATTGTTGTCTATCGGCGAGATGAGGTTAAGAGAATAATAAAAAAATCTGGGAAGCTTAAAATTCTGCCTTCTCCCGCCATTGGTTATGGGGTTAAGCTCCTCATGATTCGGTTTGATGAACCAATAGCAATCCCCCCAAAAGATATGATCTCCGGATATGCTGAAGCACCTGTTGAAGTGGATGTGAAGCTCGGAAAACTAACAATTGACCATTTCGTATTGGGAAAGGAGAAATATGCCCTCTACGGAACTGTAGACGTCGGAGTAATTACGAGGTACCACAAGAGCTCTTTCTACTTAAAGGAGCCTGAATCTGTGGGAATTGCAAAGATAATTATAAGCAACCCTTCAAAAGAATGGAAAATAGTTGACAGAGTGGTGTTCCCAATAAAGGACAGCGTGATGTTTTATAATGCTGAAAAAGCATATTATCCTCTTTTGATAGTTACACTAAAAACAGACACTCCGGAAGTTAACAATACCGGAAAGCCTCCAGAAGAAAATCTAACCCCTACAAAGGAAGCATTGTCGCTACCAAACTTCCTCATGAGGTGGTGA
- a CDS encoding HD domain-containing protein, translated as MYDKIKLLSEIKDLMEDDKLFEMFKKTFEDYEYYFNTTNYIVLNVYQFNDHGSIHVLLTARRALEILKIIKKFGIQTTAEKLGKPFKWSKFIVAFGALFHDIGNMIHRENHYLFSTILAEPIIEKLAKEFEEDDWLLLKALTLNAIYTHDEATQCTTIEGSCVTVADGCDMEQGRSRLVHKKDKVDIHSVSALAIERVEIQEGDSKTPVVIDVKMRHLSGIFQVDEILTKKIRNSLLSGKVKIRIHAENQVLEKVV; from the coding sequence ATGTACGATAAAATTAAGCTCTTGAGTGAGATAAAAGATCTCATGGAGGATGACAAGCTGTTTGAAATGTTCAAAAAAACATTTGAAGATTATGAATATTATTTCAATACAACAAACTACATTGTTCTCAACGTTTACCAGTTTAATGACCATGGGAGCATCCACGTCCTTTTAACAGCAAGGAGGGCATTGGAGATTTTAAAGATTATCAAAAAATTTGGAATTCAAACAACAGCAGAAAAGCTCGGCAAGCCTTTCAAATGGAGCAAGTTTATAGTCGCATTTGGGGCTTTATTCCATGATATTGGAAACATGATCCACCGTGAGAATCACTACCTTTTCAGCACGATTTTGGCAGAACCGATCATAGAAAAGCTCGCCAAAGAGTTTGAGGAGGATGATTGGTTGCTTTTGAAAGCACTGACTCTTAACGCAATTTACACCCATGACGAAGCAACCCAGTGCACAACGATTGAGGGCAGCTGCGTTACAGTTGCTGATGGCTGTGATATGGAGCAAGGTCGCTCAAGACTTGTCCATAAGAAGGATAAAGTCGATATCCACTCTGTTTCGGCACTTGCGATTGAGAGAGTTGAAATACAAGAGGGAGACAGCAAGACACCCGTGGTCATAGATGTCAAAATGAGACATCTATCCGGAATTTTCCAGGTTGATGAAATTCTAACCAAGAAGATCAGAAACTCCCTGCTGAGTGGAAAGGTCAAAATCCGGATTCATGCAGAAAACCAAGTGCTGGAGAAGGTGGTTTAA
- a CDS encoding DUF434 domain-containing protein, which produces MPSPILDAYLDLKYLLNRGYRKSTALNFVANHYKLKKMERYFLARCIFSDKEVDSRQRKKMPIEFIRNKILAVDGFNVLITLESVLEGKAVLCEDGFVRDLKYQRGYKLSDKTEKMLFVLLEFLSQFSPEKVVFLYDKPVSKSGEIAELTGRIMKKVGLSGSAKVVPSPDFELKKFETVATSDFAVIDSVEHAVDIPQEYASRRRIKIKTFGEILKEFELP; this is translated from the coding sequence ATGCCTTCTCCTATCCTTGATGCATATTTGGATTTGAAGTATTTGCTGAACAGGGGTTATAGAAAAAGCACTGCACTTAATTTTGTTGCAAACCATTACAAGCTAAAAAAGATGGAGAGGTATTTTCTGGCGAGATGCATTTTCAGCGATAAGGAAGTGGATAGCAGACAAAGAAAGAAAATGCCGATTGAGTTTATAAGGAATAAAATCTTGGCAGTTGATGGGTTCAATGTTCTTATAACCTTGGAATCCGTTCTCGAAGGGAAGGCAGTCCTTTGTGAAGATGGCTTTGTTAGGGATTTGAAGTATCAGAGAGGATACAAACTTAGCGACAAAACTGAGAAAATGCTGTTTGTTCTTTTGGAATTTTTGTCTCAGTTCAGTCCAGAGAAGGTTGTATTCTTATATGACAAACCCGTTAGCAAAAGCGGTGAGATTGCAGAGCTTACGGGTAGAATTATGAAGAAGGTTGGTCTTTCTGGATCAGCTAAAGTTGTACCATCCCCTGATTTTGAGCTTAAGAAGTTTGAAACAGTGGCAACCTCAGATTTTGCTGTTATTGACAGCGTGGAACATGCTGTTGACATTCCGCAGGAATACGCCTCGAGGAGAAGAATTAAAATAAAGACATTTGGGGAAATATTAAAGGAATTTGAACTTCCCTAA
- a CDS encoding DUF5305 family protein, with amino-acid sequence MKRIDFKNIKRINKKKVGFVIAIAVFLLFSAYSAVALQKDPETITSQKVGRYIQRGVFQHKAFFSNTSLYGDVKSMKYYPKDITESISGVYVYTFTPGDDITGKYKLTIVTTYYISKGKEKIVLWEDKLVEREGELENGMMGEAITFNMKDMNRRMEAVKEGLGVRRISRETKIVVQVLAKGKVNGKYVKEEFDQTINMVIDSGNGLIYFTNDEVEAKKNIIDKNVQVNYVSFLGKPITVAKARKLFPILALLSALPIFGMVYTEKTKTPRDELKDLRRYMIEGIPNKVDKKITLATEEDLKRTFELIDKPIMHYQEGNSDVYAIVDNGVVYEYRRDN; translated from the coding sequence GTGAAAAGAATTGATTTTAAAAATATTAAAAGGATCAACAAGAAAAAGGTAGGCTTTGTGATAGCAATCGCGGTTTTCCTGTTATTCTCTGCCTACAGTGCAGTTGCACTGCAGAAAGATCCAGAAACAATCACTTCTCAGAAGGTAGGGAGATACATACAAAGAGGAGTGTTTCAGCATAAAGCCTTTTTCTCAAACACATCCCTTTATGGAGATGTGAAAAGTATGAAGTACTACCCAAAGGATATTACCGAATCAATATCTGGGGTTTATGTTTACACTTTCACACCCGGAGATGATATAACTGGCAAGTACAAGCTGACAATTGTTACCACATACTACATTTCAAAAGGAAAGGAAAAAATAGTGCTGTGGGAAGATAAGCTTGTGGAAAGAGAAGGAGAGCTGGAAAACGGCATGATGGGTGAGGCTATAACCTTCAACATGAAAGACATGAACAGGAGAATGGAAGCCGTGAAGGAAGGATTGGGGGTCAGGAGGATCTCCAGAGAAACTAAGATCGTGGTTCAGGTTCTTGCTAAAGGAAAAGTCAATGGAAAGTACGTCAAAGAAGAGTTCGATCAAACCATAAACATGGTAATAGATTCTGGCAATGGGCTCATATACTTCACAAATGATGAAGTTGAGGCGAAGAAGAACATCATTGACAAAAATGTTCAAGTTAACTACGTGAGCTTTCTTGGAAAGCCAATCACCGTTGCTAAAGCAAGGAAACTGTTCCCAATACTTGCACTGTTAAGCGCCCTTCCAATATTTGGAATGGTGTACACAGAAAAGACAAAGACTCCAAGAGATGAACTTAAGGATCTGAGAAGATACATGATCGAAGGAATACCAAACAAAGTGGACAAAAAAATAACACTTGCAACAGAAGAGGACTTGAAGAGAACATTTGAACTAATAGACAAACCCATAATGCATTATCAAGAGGGAAACAGTGATGTGTATGCAATTGTTGACAACGGTGTTGTTTACGAATACAGAAGAGACAATTAG
- a CDS encoding signal peptidase I → MKLLELLFTFVVGVILISSVIGIILDRPVLISYAYSDSMSPTIEKGDLFFINPFSKGDVGDIIVFRMNNGWTVHRVYARDEEGYITKGDNNVATDQQEGKNPKISKESVIGTVVTLGKTPIKIPGAGNYIQDLSKKGSNLYIAVALLVVGAILMTTGGEKKRRKKRRRYIKVKFKTVYAVTSSLILVTLLISMMLSWGTLTFSYSSTLAGGQREGWYLPGSTFEENLTIKNKAIYPFLYFVEAKGNRIEITSENSFRIPGRSEKAITVKVNVPEETRVYGEKIEIYSYLPILPEKVIAELYSKSPYFPFIAYIAEASIFMTLLYFAIGAGSEDVIRYRVHRSRIFDKLKESVGL, encoded by the coding sequence ATGAAGCTTCTTGAACTTCTTTTTACCTTTGTGGTTGGTGTTATTTTGATCTCATCGGTGATTGGGATTATCCTTGATAGGCCTGTCCTCATATCTTACGCTTATTCTGATAGCATGAGTCCAACCATAGAAAAGGGGGATTTATTCTTCATAAACCCATTTTCAAAAGGGGATGTTGGGGATATCATTGTTTTCAGAATGAACAATGGGTGGACCGTACACAGGGTGTATGCCAGGGATGAAGAGGGATACATAACGAAGGGAGACAACAATGTTGCAACGGATCAACAGGAGGGAAAAAATCCGAAAATATCGAAGGAGAGCGTCATAGGTACGGTGGTGACACTTGGAAAAACACCAATAAAGATACCTGGTGCTGGCAATTATATTCAGGATCTTTCAAAGAAAGGTTCAAACCTATACATTGCAGTTGCATTGCTCGTTGTTGGGGCAATACTGATGACAACTGGAGGAGAAAAAAAGAGAAGAAAAAAGAGGCGGAGATACATAAAGGTCAAATTCAAGACGGTTTATGCAGTAACTTCATCTCTAATCCTTGTGACATTACTTATCTCAATGATGCTCTCTTGGGGAACGTTAACATTCAGCTACTCTTCAACTCTGGCTGGAGGACAACGAGAAGGATGGTATTTACCCGGTTCTACATTCGAGGAGAACTTGACAATAAAAAACAAAGCAATTTATCCTTTCTTATATTTTGTTGAAGCCAAGGGGAATAGAATAGAGATAACAAGCGAAAACTCATTTAGAATCCCCGGACGAAGCGAGAAGGCAATAACTGTTAAAGTCAATGTTCCAGAAGAAACAAGGGTATATGGGGAGAAGATTGAAATATATTCCTACCTGCCAATTCTACCCGAAAAAGTGATTGCAGAGCTTTACAGCAAAAGCCCATATTTCCCGTTTATCGCATACATTGCAGAGGCGAGTATTTTCATGACATTGCTTTATTTTGCCATAGGGGCGGGTAGTGAGGACGTAATCAGATATAGAGTTCACCGCTCAAGAATTTTTGATAAACTTAAGGAGAGTGTTGGATTATGA
- a CDS encoding DUF1102 domain-containing protein, translated as MISTKIALPLAAVLIFIAAVSISKPIPVSYALENGNSSFTIETPLPPYAFLYHGGNLTIDISENSPFYPGYGDGLSRDAIYQFDDVLRVENNVTQTGASVICVIITSEMNGLKFYYSNTTPAESISITLGEYESANVGIFVNTTGYALGEVSGSFKIQAFEGACE; from the coding sequence ATGATAAGTACAAAAATTGCTTTGCCATTGGCAGCGGTTCTTATATTTATTGCGGCAGTTAGCATCAGCAAGCCCATACCTGTTTCTTACGCTCTTGAAAATGGCAACAGTTCATTCACTATTGAAACCCCGCTTCCCCCCTATGCTTTTCTCTACCATGGGGGGAACCTGACAATTGATATCAGTGAGAACAGCCCATTTTACCCAGGGTATGGAGATGGATTATCAAGGGATGCAATCTATCAGTTTGATGATGTCCTGAGAGTAGAGAACAATGTTACACAAACGGGAGCTTCAGTTATTTGTGTGATAATCACATCAGAGATGAATGGTTTGAAGTTTTACTACTCAAACACAACGCCGGCAGAGAGCATCAGCATTACATTGGGTGAATACGAGTCAGCAAATGTAGGCATTTTTGTCAACACAACAGGCTATGCTCTTGGAGAGGTTTCTGGGAGCTTTAAAATACAGGCGTTTGAAGGTGCGTGCGAATGA
- a CDS encoding DUF1102 domain-containing protein codes for MNKVIGLVLLLVGMMLAVGAGANFRYYEAERDLTVAIVADDNEFIDLTPLQPYVYLNNGKLTVEISDNHPDYPGHGAGMSPNTTYVFEEMFEVSNDLWENYVEVDENTTLTDAYPICVSISVPLNSDVTLFTGDYNGTSATQLQFTVYHGQPVKIGMVFDNTGAPLGADTVQMDITAEAGECET; via the coding sequence ATGAATAAGGTTATTGGTTTGGTATTGCTCTTAGTAGGCATGATGCTGGCGGTTGGCGCAGGAGCCAACTTCAGGTACTATGAAGCAGAAAGAGATTTGACAGTTGCAATTGTCGCAGACGACAATGAGTTTATTGACCTGACTCCACTTCAGCCATATGTTTATCTGAACAACGGAAAGCTGACTGTTGAGATCAGCGACAACCATCCGGATTATCCTGGACATGGTGCAGGAATGAGTCCAAACACCACATATGTGTTTGAAGAGATGTTTGAAGTAAGCAACGACCTCTGGGAGAACTATGTTGAAGTAGATGAAAATACTACACTTACAGATGCATACCCAATATGTGTCAGCATTTCAGTTCCGCTCAACAGCGACGTTACACTCTTCACTGGTGATTACAACGGAACCTCAGCAACACAGCTCCAGTTTACGGTGTATCACGGACAGCCAGTTAAGATCGGCATGGTCTTCGACAACACAGGTGCACCACTTGGGGCAGACACTGTTCAGATGGACATAACTGCAGAAGCAGGCGAATGTGAAACATGA
- a CDS encoding DUF1102 domain-containing protein, which translates to MKKVKKLALGIFGLLVAFGLVLGAGANFSDYNASRSVHWAIVTDDTELIDLTPLQPYAYINNGGVLVVDFSADNPMWPGEGYGMGISPASEYNFDEVFEVSNDLWENMTIIVRITSSDTHVEFYSHEGGVYAVDTGYEATASDSADEDVCFALGPGERKKIGIDLSANGDSPGDVWNETMTIKAYRLGTEPAELQGCGEE; encoded by the coding sequence ATGAAAAAAGTGAAAAAGTTAGCACTTGGAATTTTTGGCCTTTTAGTGGCCTTTGGTCTCGTGCTCGGAGCAGGGGCCAATTTTAGCGACTACAATGCAAGCAGAAGTGTCCACTGGGCAATTGTTACAGACGACACTGAGCTTATTGACTTAACTCCGCTCCAGCCATACGCATACATAAATAACGGTGGAGTTTTGGTGGTTGACTTCTCAGCAGACAATCCAATGTGGCCCGGAGAGGGCTATGGAATGGGCATAAGTCCGGCAAGCGAATACAACTTCGATGAGGTTTTTGAAGTAAGCAACGACCTCTGGGAGAACATGACCATAATTGTCAGGATAACATCAAGCGACACCCATGTTGAGTTCTATAGTCATGAAGGCGGTGTTTATGCAGTTGACACTGGCTATGAAGCAACGGCATCAGACAGTGCAGATGAGGATGTGTGTTTTGCACTTGGTCCGGGAGAAAGAAAGAAGATAGGCATTGATCTGAGCGCAAACGGCGACAGCCCTGGAGATGTCTGGAATGAGACCATGACAATTAAAGCTTACAGACTCGGCACGGAGCCAGCAGAATTACAAGGATGCGGGGAGGAGTGA
- a CDS encoding DUF7344 domain-containing protein, protein MPMTTSAMILGNDRRMFVIEYLQKCDGKADLRDLVEYIAKKEGNTDRKHRKSVYVSLVQTHIPKMEREGIIEFKHGTIKLIQIPENVDVYMEIVNKNDVRWATVYSMLALGSAAMSYYVQSWEGFVISAVFLSMSVIQRLKEKRIIKRTG, encoded by the coding sequence ATGCCGATGACAACCTCAGCGATGATATTGGGAAACGACAGGAGAATGTTTGTTATAGAATATCTCCAAAAATGTGATGGAAAAGCCGATTTAAGAGACCTCGTCGAATACATTGCAAAGAAGGAAGGAAACACCGACAGAAAGCACAGGAAAAGTGTTTATGTAAGCTTGGTGCAAACTCACATCCCAAAGATGGAGAGGGAAGGAATAATAGAATTCAAGCATGGAACCATAAAACTGATTCAGATTCCAGAAAATGTCGATGTGTACATGGAAATTGTGAACAAGAATGATGTGAGATGGGCAACCGTCTACAGCATGCTTGCACTTGGCTCAGCTGCCATGAGTTATTATGTCCAAAGCTGGGAGGGATTTGTAATTTCGGCTGTATTCCTGTCCATGTCGGTCATTCAAAGGCTCAAGGAGAAAAGGATCATAAAAAGAACAGGGTAA
- the scpB gene encoding SMC-Scp complex subunit ScpB: MGLIEDKALVEAALFVAGRPLSIKELSKALGIKSLDYLEKLIELIAAEYAERKSAIEVVRVLGDKYVMQVKQEYSQRVIHLMPKPDLRTGELKTLALIAYLQPIEQSKIIKLRGSQAYEHIKHLLQMGLIYAEPYERTKLLGTTQKFAELYGFPENDPLLIKEAFKKVVHAEYADLIEKLEKTEKDKNRTE; this comes from the coding sequence ATGGGATTAATCGAAGACAAGGCACTTGTTGAGGCGGCTCTCTTTGTTGCGGGAAGACCTTTAAGCATAAAAGAACTCTCGAAAGCCCTTGGAATAAAATCTCTTGATTACCTTGAAAAGCTGATTGAGCTGATTGCTGCTGAGTATGCGGAAAGAAAAAGTGCAATAGAGGTCGTGAGGGTTCTTGGGGACAAGTATGTCATGCAGGTGAAGCAGGAATATTCTCAAAGGGTAATCCACCTTATGCCAAAGCCCGATTTAAGAACAGGTGAGCTCAAAACCCTCGCCCTCATAGCGTATCTTCAGCCAATAGAGCAGAGCAAAATAATAAAACTCAGGGGAAGTCAAGCATATGAGCACATCAAGCATCTCCTTCAAATGGGCCTGATTTATGCTGAACCTTATGAGAGGACCAAACTTTTGGGAACAACTCAAAAATTCGCTGAGCTTTACGGATTTCCCGAGAACGACCCTCTGCTGATTAAAGAGGCATTTAAGAAAGTTGTCCATGCAGAATATGCTGATTTAATTGAAAAACTTGAGAAAACTGAAAAAGATAAAAATCGGACTGAGTAA
- a CDS encoding OB-fold nucleic acid binding domain-containing protein translates to MTVLTKEQIIELIRRQKKLSLNEIEEQIREIAQRDKISEHAAALLLAEQLGVNLEETAPLMYIADLVPGMRDVNIVGRVLRKYGIREYTKRDGTKGQVASILIYDSTGKARVVLWDGKVGEYYNKLQVGDVIKVIDANVRESLAGIPELHVNFRSRIIVNPEDPRVEEIPPLEEVRTYSYSRRKIAELMGGEKFVELRGTIAKLYRVIVYDACPECRRKVDYDPGMEVWICPEHGEVTPLKMTVIDFGIDDSTGYIRATLFGEDAAELLGADPEEISEKLKELTEMGMTIKEAGRKLAEEEFYPLLGREIVIRGNVVEDRFLGMLLKASSWEDVDYRGEIERIKRELKGTLGEVF, encoded by the coding sequence ATGACCGTGTTGACAAAAGAGCAGATTATTGAGCTTATCCGAAGACAGAAAAAGCTCAGCTTAAATGAAATTGAAGAACAAATAAGAGAGATTGCTCAAAGGGATAAAATATCGGAACATGCTGCTGCTTTACTCTTAGCGGAGCAGCTGGGTGTTAACCTGGAAGAAACGGCACCACTGATGTATATTGCTGATCTTGTGCCAGGGATGAGGGATGTGAACATAGTTGGAAGGGTACTGCGGAAGTATGGAATTAGGGAGTACACAAAGCGAGATGGGACAAAAGGACAGGTGGCGAGCATCTTGATTTATGACAGCACTGGAAAAGCAAGGGTTGTTCTGTGGGATGGAAAGGTTGGTGAGTACTACAACAAGCTTCAGGTAGGTGATGTAATCAAGGTCATTGATGCAAATGTTAGAGAGAGCTTAGCTGGAATTCCAGAGCTTCACGTAAACTTCAGAAGCAGAATAATTGTTAATCCAGAAGATCCAAGAGTTGAGGAAATTCCCCCGCTTGAAGAAGTTAGAACGTACTCCTATTCAAGAAGGAAAATTGCTGAGCTGATGGGTGGAGAAAAATTCGTTGAGCTTAGAGGGACAATCGCAAAGCTGTACAGGGTTATAGTTTATGACGCATGTCCGGAGTGCAGGAGAAAAGTTGACTATGATCCAGGCATGGAAGTTTGGATTTGTCCCGAACATGGAGAGGTAACACCGCTAAAAATGACAGTAATTGACTTTGGAATTGATGATTCAACGGGCTACATACGGGCCACGTTGTTTGGAGAAGACGCTGCCGAGCTCTTGGGAGCTGATCCAGAGGAGATAAGCGAAAAGTTGAAGGAGCTAACGGAGATGGGAATGACAATCAAGGAAGCCGGGAGAAAATTAGCAGAGGAGGAGTTCTATCCACTGCTTGGGCGGGAGATAGTTATCAGGGGAAATGTTGTAGAGGACAGATTCCTTGGCATGCTCCTCAAGGCATCTTCTTGGGAGGATGTTGATTACAGGGGAGAGATTGAAAGGATTAAGAGAGAGCTTAAAGGCACATTGGGGGAGGTGTTCTGA
- a CDS encoding replication protein RepA has protein sequence MEELQPQIRRRKPGVERKIGEISEDDTRVALIGKVVKVDKLDYLFWLDDGTGVAVIETEENVLPKVGQIVRVIGRIIRNEEMHIYAEVVQDFSDADLESLEEIQELEKKVLPKIENSLAWWSE, from the coding sequence ATGGAAGAGCTCCAACCACAGATCAGGCGTAGAAAGCCGGGTGTGGAAAGGAAAATTGGCGAGATAAGTGAAGATGACACAAGGGTTGCACTAATTGGAAAAGTTGTCAAAGTGGACAAGCTTGACTATTTATTCTGGCTCGATGATGGCACTGGCGTTGCTGTAATTGAGACAGAGGAGAACGTTCTTCCAAAAGTTGGACAGATTGTCAGGGTGATAGGCAGAATAATCAGAAATGAGGAAATGCACATCTATGCAGAGGTTGTTCAGGACTTCAGCGATGCTGATTTGGAAAGCTTGGAGGAAATTCAAGAACTTGAGAAAAAAGTTTTACCAAAAATTGAAAATTCATTGGCGTGGTGGTCAGAATGA